Within the Naumovozyma castellii chromosome 1, complete genome genome, the region TACCCACTTTAGTACAGATTAAATATGAATCTCTTGGGAATTTATCACCCAAATTATGTAAAGCTTTCCCTATTAAAATTTCACTATTTCCGTAATATGGTGAAGTATCGATGCAATTtattccattttcaaaggCAACTCTAAGTATTTCCACTATAGGTATGGATTCAGGatcttcattatattgGGCACTAAATGGGGCACCACCGATAATTAGACGTGGAAATTCCATCTCTCTTGTTTATCCTGTTCACCAATTAGAATGCATTGTTCATATTTATTTGCCGATGtgattaattaaataatgacaTTTTTTACGTCGCTTACCCAGTTGCGAATTTTCAGTGGATCATTGGAATGAACACTCTCTTAATGGTAAACTAAGCGTAGTTTTAGGATATGTCATTAAGAAGGTGATCAGAGGTTAAAATATTAGGCCCTCAGTATATTAAAGTGTTAGCAAATTAACTACCTAGGAATGGAAATCAATCAGCTCACAAGAGGAAGTAAAGTTAAGATAGTGGAACAGAATGAATCCGACAGAAGGATCGCTGAAGCTCCTAAGGTCCCAGGCAAAATAGCTGCAACTACGCAGGCAGTTTCGGATGATGAAGGAGATCTTGAATGCGGCGAGgatgaagacgatgaagaggaagaagatacTCTCAACCTCAATAGGGAGGAATTAGCGATAGACGTGGGAGAggatgacgaagaagaggaagaaggagatgaagaagaggacCTTGAACTGGAAGAGGAAACAACTCCATCATTACGAAATACACCTACTGGCGATGCTTCCGATCAATTAGGAGGCAGTCCGGATTCCATGAGACAAAGAATACCCATCAAATATATCGAAAACAAGACGCGAAGACATGTTACCTTTGCCAAGCGGAGACATGGGATTATGAAGAAGGCCTACGAACTAAGTGTGTTGACAGGAGCTAATGTCCTTCTGTTGATCCTTTCGGGATCCGGCTTAGTATATACTTTCAGCACGCCTAAATTAGAACCAGTGATACGAGATGAAGAGGGAAAGGGATTAATACGAGCATGCTTAAATGGTCCTGATGGTGACAGTGCAGCTATATTCTATCCTCCCAATGAACTTGAATAAACGACTAACTTCCATGGACTCTCGACAGCGTTGCCATTACCCGCAAAAGCACGTGCACGCTTCTCTGTTTTCTAAGTTTTTACTttaaatggaaaaaatcCCGAAAGAGtaactttcttcttcagtttTTCGTTGCTAggaaatcttcttcattaggCAATATTCTATTGATATTAGATCATAATCCACAAATATAGttgaatattgaaattaagCTACaaaggaaagaagaaacattCACAGTTCTGCGAAAATATATCACATTGCTTTAGTTTACAATTAGTAAGAGATCCACGTTCAGCTTTGTTTACGTGTCTTacttccaataaattcagTCATTCACCACACCTTTAGCTGTAGAGATCTAGACCATAACA harbors:
- the ARG80 gene encoding Arg80p (ancestral locus Anc_2.607); this translates as MEINQLTRGSKVKIVEQNESDRRIAEAPKVPGKIAATTQAVSDDEGDLECGEDEDDEEEEDTLNLNREELAIDVGEDDEEEEEGDEEEDLELEEETTPSLRNTPTGDASDQLGGSPDSMRQRIPIKYIENKTRRHVTFAKRRHGIMKKAYELSVLTGANVLLLILSGSGLVYTFSTPKLEPVIRDEEGKGLIRACLNGPDGDSAAIFYPPNELE